A stretch of Hemiscyllium ocellatum isolate sHemOce1 chromosome 38, sHemOce1.pat.X.cur, whole genome shotgun sequence DNA encodes these proteins:
- the LOC132833994 gene encoding histone-lysine N-methyltransferase PRDM9-like: MSEIEAQEESIKVVCTGNTLESSSEETHNKKEERRYSLRNKERKIYTEERELCDDDFLFCEDCETFFIEECPVHGPPVFIKDTVVEFNQPDRARLTLPEGLSIAISKIRKAGLGVWNEGKAIPKGVHYGPYEGVTSTEESSAVSGYSWVISKGKQDFEYIDAKDESKSNWMRFVNCARKEEEQNLVAFQHHGKIYYRTCKRVPPRCELLVWYGEEYAKELGIKWTAMWMMKQNPKAGEEDECYPCPHCNVAFTTASFLQKHIRRHPESCGHVSAGQSTPFSKNDRMHQQNQEGLFTESIQNREFAKSDENQLQQEIHKEERLHTCTDYGKSFLLSGIYQQPHTGERIHKCPDCGKSFKWSGNLHCHQRTHTGERPYKCTDCGKSFTRPGHLHSHQRTHTGERPYKCPDCGKSFTQAGNLHSHQRTHTGERPYKCPDCGKNFTRAGNLHSHQRTHTGERPYKCTDCGKSFTRSGHLHSHQRTHTGERPYKCTDCGKSFTRSDSLHSHQRTHIGKRPYKCPDCGKSFTRSGHLHSHQRTHTGERPYKCTDCGKSFTRSDSLHSHQRTHIGKRPYKCPDCGKSFTQAGNLHSHQRTHTGERPYKCPDCGKSFTRSDSLHSHQRTHIGKRPYKCPDCGETFVYPYQLKAHTCFKTCQHCGNDFKDSANFKVHLRNCFET; the protein is encoded by the exons ATGAGTGAAATTGAGGCTCAAGAAGAATCCATCAAAG TTGTCTGTACTGGAAACACTTTGGAATCTTCAAGTGAAGAAACACACAATAAAAAGGAAGAGCGAAGATACAGTTtgagaaataaagagagaaagaTTTACACTGAAGAAAGGGAACTTTGTGATGATGATTTTCTGT TTTGCGAAGATTGCGAGACATTTTTTATTGAAGAGTGTCCTGTGCATGGTCCCCCAGTGTTCATAAAGGACACAGTTGTTGAATTCAATCAACCAGATCGAGCACGTTTAACTCTTCCAGAGGGCCTCAGCATTGCGATATCCAAAATTCGAAAGGCTGGTCttggtgtgtggaatgaaggAAAGGCTATTCCTAAAGGAGTTCATTATGGACCCTATGAAGGAGTCACATCAACTGAAGAATCATCTGCTGTCAGTGGCTATTCATGGGTG ATCAGTAAAGGAAAGCAAGATTTTGAATACATTGATGCAAAGGATGAATCTAAATCAAATTGGATGAG ATTTGTTAACTGTGCCAGAAAGGAAGAGGAGCAGAACCTTGTAGCCTTTCAGCACCATGGCAAAATTTATTACAGAACCTGCAAGCGTGTTCCTCCTCGGTGCGAGCTGCTGGTCTGGTATGGTGAGGAATATGCCAAAGAACTTGGAATCAAATggacagcaatgtggatgatgaAACAAAATCCAAAAG CAGGGGAAGAGGATGAGTGTTATCCATGCCCTCACTGCAATGTTGCATTTACCACTGCCAGTTTTCTTCAGAAGCATATCAGAAGACATCCTGAATCATGTGGTCATGTTTCGGCAGGACAGTCTACTCCTTTCAGTAAAAATGATCGTATGCATCAACAAAATCAGGAGGGACTATTTACAGAATCCATCCAGAATAGAGAATTTGCTAAATCAGATGAAAATCAATTGCAGCAGGAAATCCACAAAGAAGAACGACTGCACACATGTACTGACTATGGTAAGAGTTTCCTATTGTCTGGGATCTACCAGCAGCCCCACACAGGAGAGAGGATACATAAATGTCCTGACTGTGGAAAGAGTTTCAAATGGTCTGGGAACCTCCATTGTCACCAGCGGACCCACACAGGAGAGAGGCCGTATAAATGTACTGACTGTGGAAAGAGTTTCACACGGCCtgggcacctccattctcaccagCGGACCCACACAGGAGAGAGGCCGTATAAATGTCCTGACTGTGGAAAGAGTTTCACACAGGCTGGGAACCTCCATTCTCACCAGCGGACCCACACAGGAGAGAGGCCGTATAAATGTCCTGACTGTGGAAAGAATTTCACACGGGCTGGGAACCTTCATTCTCACCAGCGGACCCACACAGGAGAGAGGCCGTATAAATGTACTGACTGTGGAAAGAGTTTCACACGGTCtgggcacctccattctcaccagCGGACCCACACAGGAGAGAGGCCGTATAAATGTACTGACTGTGGAAAGAGTTTCACACGGTCTGATAGCCTCCATTCTCACCAGCGGACCCACATAGGAAAGAGGCCGTATAAATGTCCTGACTGTGGAAAGAGTTTCACACGGTCtgggcacctccattctcaccagCGGACCCACACAGGAGAGAGGCCGTATAAATGTACTGACTGTGGAAAGAGTTTCACACGGTCTGATAGCCTCCATTCTCACCAGCGGACCCACATAGGAAAGAGGCCGTATAAATGTCCTGACTGTGGAAAGAGTTTCACACAGGCTGGGAACCTCCATTCTCACCAGCGGACCCACACAGGAGAGAGGCCGTATAAATGTCCTGACTGTGGAAAGAGTTTCACACGGTCTGATAGCCTCCATTCTCACCAGCGGACCCACATAGGAAAGAGGCCGTATAAATGTCCTGACTGTGGGGAGACCTTTGTTTATCCTTACCAGTTGAAAGCTCACACTTGTTTTAAAACCTGCCAACATTGTGGAAACGACTTTAAAGATTCAGCAAattttaaagttcacttgagaaactgttttgaaacctga